One Sphingomonas sp. SUN039 genomic window carries:
- a CDS encoding type II toxin-antitoxin system VapC family toxin: MIVDTSALAAIVFDERGADALLDALLSERGLLPAPAQTEFQRVAALRGAGFDDIASDLLGKLEEAGLEVIPYDRTHAAIAARAHGAYGKGNGTGGQLNLLDLMVYAVAKDRELPILFTGRDFTSTDAAVHPASRTDG; this comes from the coding sequence GTGATCGTCGACACGTCGGCACTTGCGGCAATAGTGTTCGACGAGCGCGGCGCAGATGCGCTGCTCGATGCGTTATTGAGTGAGCGCGGCCTGCTTCCCGCACCGGCACAAACCGAATTTCAGCGCGTCGCGGCCCTGCGCGGTGCAGGCTTCGACGATATTGCGAGCGATCTGCTCGGCAAGCTCGAAGAGGCCGGACTTGAAGTCATCCCCTATGATCGCACCCATGCCGCCATCGCTGCGCGCGCCCACGGCGCATATGGCAAGGGTAACGGTACCGGCGGGCAGCTCAACCTGCTCGACCTGATGGTCTACGCCGTCGCCAAGGATCGCGAGCTGCCGATCCTGTTTACCGGCAGGGATTTCACGAGCACCGATGCGGCGGTACATCCGGCAAGTCGGACTGACGGGTAG
- a CDS encoding PhzF family phenazine biosynthesis protein: MPKFYTVDVFTNQRFGGNPLAVVMDAEGLDQTVMQAVSAEFNLSETTFVLPPVDPANTARVRIFNRTAEMPFAGHPMVGTAFVLAGMQPELIDAVFEVPAGLVRVRIDRDDDGAPLAATIAAPQPLSVAGTVAPDVIAKVLGLDLTDIVTSTHSPTIASNGNSFVIAEISRDALGRCAPDLDAFRAARSSHPQMGGRFAVHVYSKDGRTIRARMFAPLSGTWEDPATGSANAPLACLLLSFEPGVDSAQFEIHQGVEMGRPSLLHVEARRSAQGIVATLGGSCVSVMEGQISV, encoded by the coding sequence ATGCCTAAGTTCTACACCGTCGATGTCTTTACGAACCAACGTTTTGGCGGAAATCCTCTGGCCGTGGTTATGGATGCAGAAGGGTTGGATCAAACCGTAATGCAGGCGGTCTCGGCCGAGTTCAATTTGAGCGAAACGACGTTTGTTCTGCCTCCCGTCGATCCCGCGAACACGGCGCGAGTCCGCATCTTCAACCGCACGGCTGAAATGCCGTTCGCTGGGCATCCGATGGTCGGCACTGCCTTCGTTCTCGCGGGCATGCAACCAGAGCTGATCGACGCTGTTTTCGAAGTTCCCGCCGGACTCGTTCGTGTCAGGATCGACCGAGACGACGATGGTGCTCCCCTTGCTGCTACGATTGCCGCCCCGCAGCCGCTTAGCGTTGCAGGGACGGTTGCACCTGATGTCATCGCCAAGGTGTTGGGTCTCGATCTTACCGACATCGTGACCTCAACGCACTCGCCGACCATTGCATCAAACGGCAACTCGTTCGTGATTGCGGAAATATCTCGCGACGCTCTTGGGCGCTGCGCCCCCGATCTCGATGCTTTCCGCGCTGCTCGTTCCAGTCATCCCCAAATGGGAGGCCGTTTCGCCGTCCATGTTTATTCCAAGGATGGGCGCACCATTCGCGCGAGGATGTTCGCACCACTTTCAGGGACTTGGGAAGACCCGGCGACAGGTAGCGCGAATGCTCCTCTTGCCTGCCTGCTGCTGTCATTCGAACCTGGGGTCGATTCTGCACAATTCGAGATTCACCAAGGCGTCGAAATGGGGCGGCCAAGCCTGTTGCACGTCGAGGCACGCCGCTCCGCACAAGGCATCGTGGCAACGCTGGGCGGCTCGTGCGTCTCCGTAATGGAAGGTCAAATCAGCGTTTGA
- a CDS encoding disulfide bond formation protein B yields MTSLARANILALAVPALLMAGALGSQYLGGLYPCEMCHWQRWPHYAAIALALLGFATKPPARNVAVALAALAILTSGATGVFHAGVEYHWWAGPPCSSTAAGASLDDIMRAPLIRCDMPQWTLGPISLAGFNAIFSILGGLAVLAMVRKAR; encoded by the coding sequence GTGACGTCGCTTGCCCGTGCCAATATTCTCGCGCTTGCCGTCCCCGCGCTGTTGATGGCGGGGGCGCTGGGGTCGCAGTACCTCGGCGGACTCTACCCGTGCGAGATGTGCCACTGGCAGCGCTGGCCGCATTATGCTGCGATTGCGCTGGCGCTGCTCGGCTTTGCGACCAAGCCCCCGGCGCGGAACGTGGCTGTTGCGCTCGCCGCATTGGCCATCCTGACCTCGGGCGCCACCGGCGTGTTCCACGCCGGGGTCGAATACCACTGGTGGGCGGGGCCGCCATGCTCGTCGACGGCAGCGGGGGCGAGCCTCGACGATATCATGCGCGCGCCGCTGATCCGCTGCGACATGCCGCAATGGACGCTGGGGCCCATATCGCTCGCCGGGTTCAACGCGATCTTTTCGATATTGGGCGGCCTGGCGGTGCTGGCAATGGTCAGGAAAGCGCGATGA
- a CDS encoding demethoxyubiquinone hydroxylase family protein: MNPDTESMIRVDQAGEYGATRIYAGQLAIMGTRTPAARAIAAMASQEERHRKHFDAMIARRGVRPTLLQPFWNIAGYGLGMATALIGPEAAMACTAAIETEIDNHYGEQLEALGDSDPELSEAIADFRADEVEHKATAMAAGAERAPAYPLMTAAIRLGCRVAIAASKRI, translated from the coding sequence ATGAATCCCGATACCGAATCGATGATCCGCGTCGACCAGGCGGGCGAATATGGCGCGACGCGCATCTATGCCGGGCAGCTGGCGATCATGGGGACGCGCACCCCCGCCGCGCGTGCGATTGCCGCAATGGCGAGCCAGGAGGAGCGCCACCGCAAGCATTTCGACGCGATGATCGCCCGGCGCGGCGTGCGACCGACCCTGCTCCAGCCGTTCTGGAACATCGCGGGCTATGGGCTGGGCATGGCGACCGCGCTGATCGGGCCGGAGGCGGCGATGGCGTGTACGGCGGCAATCGAGACCGAGATCGACAATCATTACGGCGAACAGCTGGAGGCGCTGGGCGACAGTGACCCCGAATTGTCGGAGGCCATCGCCGATTTCCGCGCCGACGAAGTCGAGCACAAGGCGACGGCGATGGCGGCAGGGGCCGAGCGCGCGCCCGCCTATCCGCTGATGACCGCCGCGATCCGGCTCGGCTGCCGTGTCGCGATTGCGGCATCGAAACGCATCTGA
- a CDS encoding S41 family peptidase, with protein MPRFPLRALISVSALALIPATTATFAAVDNSTYKELDAFMAVFERVRADYVDKTDDKKLIKGAIDGMLASLDPHSGYLDTRDFAQMRTQTDGNYGGLGLTVTMEDGAVKVVTPTEDTPAYKAGIKAGDFITHLNGNLIFGGTLDEAVEQMRGKPGTQIKLTVVRSGRDKPFDVTLTREVIELKPVKWEVKGQVGYININAFSKNTGMGVRAALMGIDKALGHQPLGYVVDLRSNPGGLLDEAISVSDQFLERGEIVSQRGRAKGDIERYFAKPGDAAHGLPVVVLVDSGSASAAEIVAGALQDNHRGLVMGERSFGKGSVQTLIPLDDTTALRLTTARYYTPSGRSVQEGGIEPDIKVPQLSDADYKTRPRFREADLRRHLINEAKVDNSVLEDDSKPDPRFAMTAEQLKAKGISDFQLDYALKSIARLASLPAPTKVAARR; from the coding sequence ATGCCCCGTTTCCCCCTTCGCGCGCTGATCTCGGTTTCCGCGCTTGCTCTCATCCCGGCCACCACGGCGACCTTCGCAGCGGTCGATAACTCGACCTATAAGGAACTCGACGCTTTTATGGCGGTGTTCGAGCGGGTGCGCGCAGACTATGTCGACAAGACCGACGACAAGAAGCTGATCAAGGGCGCGATCGACGGGATGCTAGCGAGCCTCGACCCGCATTCGGGCTATCTCGACACGCGCGATTTCGCGCAGATGCGGACGCAGACCGACGGCAATTACGGGGGTCTCGGCCTGACCGTCACCATGGAGGACGGCGCGGTCAAGGTGGTGACGCCGACCGAGGATACCCCCGCGTACAAGGCGGGGATCAAGGCGGGCGATTTCATCACGCACCTGAACGGCAATCTGATCTTCGGCGGCACACTGGACGAGGCGGTCGAGCAGATGCGCGGCAAGCCCGGCACGCAGATCAAGCTGACGGTGGTCCGCAGCGGTCGCGACAAGCCGTTCGACGTGACGCTGACCCGCGAAGTCATCGAGCTGAAGCCGGTGAAATGGGAAGTGAAGGGTCAGGTCGGCTATATCAACATCAACGCCTTTTCGAAGAACACCGGCATGGGCGTGCGCGCCGCGCTGATGGGCATCGACAAGGCGCTGGGGCATCAGCCGCTCGGCTATGTCGTCGATCTGCGCTCGAACCCCGGCGGGTTGCTCGACGAGGCGATTTCGGTGAGCGACCAGTTCCTCGAACGCGGCGAGATCGTGTCGCAACGCGGCCGCGCGAAGGGCGATATCGAACGCTATTTTGCCAAGCCCGGCGACGCGGCACACGGCCTGCCGGTGGTGGTGCTGGTCGATAGCGGCTCGGCCTCGGCGGCGGAAATCGTCGCGGGTGCCTTGCAGGACAACCACCGCGGCCTCGTTATGGGCGAGCGCAGTTTCGGCAAGGGGTCGGTGCAGACGCTGATCCCGCTCGACGACACGACGGCGCTGCGGCTGACCACTGCGCGTTACTACACCCCGTCGGGCCGCAGCGTGCAGGAAGGCGGGATCGAGCCCGACATCAAGGTGCCGCAACTGTCCGACGCCGATTACAAGACGCGGCCGCGCTTCCGCGAAGCCGATCTGCGCCGCCACCTGATCAACGAGGCCAAGGTCGACAATTCGGTGCTCGAGGACGACAGCAAGCCCGACCCGCGCTTTGCGATGACGGCGGAGCAGTTGAAGGCCAAGGGCATCAGCGACTTCCAGCTCGACTATGCGCTGAAGTCGATCGCGCGGCTGGCGAGCCTGCCCGCTCCCACCAAGGTGGCGGCGCGCCGGTGA
- a CDS encoding DUF2306 domain-containing protein: MATIIEKPKRAPYGKPLTPDPFERVLSVGAVVLLACIVVAVAKGRAQWGMIPAMVWPHLLTIVIAVALTPVMLLRRRGDTLHRQLGWVWVVAMLATAASSFFIRDINHGGFSFIHILSLWTLFQVPLIVWSARTHNVRQHRSSVRGMVTGALLVAGFFTFPFDRLLGHWLFS; encoded by the coding sequence GTGGCCACGATCATCGAAAAGCCGAAGCGCGCGCCCTATGGCAAGCCGCTGACGCCCGACCCGTTCGAGCGCGTGCTGTCGGTCGGCGCGGTGGTCCTGCTCGCGTGCATAGTGGTCGCGGTGGCCAAGGGGCGGGCACAATGGGGGATGATCCCGGCGATGGTGTGGCCGCACCTGTTGACGATTGTCATTGCGGTCGCGCTGACCCCGGTGATGCTGTTGCGGCGGCGCGGCGATACCCTGCACCGGCAACTCGGCTGGGTGTGGGTGGTGGCGATGCTGGCGACGGCGGCTAGCAGTTTCTTCATCCGCGACATCAACCACGGCGGGTTCAGCTTCATCCATATCCTGTCGCTGTGGACATTGTTTCAGGTGCCGCTGATCGTATGGAGCGCGCGCACCCACAATGTCCGCCAGCACCGCAGTTCGGTGCGCGGAATGGTGACGGGCGCGCTGCTGGTCGCGGGGTTCTTCACCTTTCCGTTCGACCGCCTGCTCGGTCACTGGCTGTTCAGCTGA
- a CDS encoding DUF885 family protein has protein sequence MRLRLAFAAALAVATPALATPSTDLKALIDAHWDWAMSESPTYASALGDRRGDGKLGDISLAAADRSAARADAFAKQLAAIPDTGLSASERTDKAILLRMLTEQVEGNGFGQRMMLFTTYAGWHQNFAGLGENSPFNTVADYGSYLARLAAYPALNGEAMKITRAAVAAGYAQPCAVLGNVEASITGLIAPKVEASRFYKPFLGNAPQGMASADWTAMKARAATLIRDTVEPEYRKFAEYYAKDYKPKCRATVGISATPQGEAYYALQVRIHTTTNLTPDAIHNIGLSEVARIRAEMDAVAKGAGFPDRAVYVRELRTNPKYFAKTPNELLAAAARQAKTIDGLMPRLFGKLPRLPYGLRPIPAETAEGTTTAYYNPGSPPAGIAGFYYVNTSKLDQRPLWELPALTAHEAVPGHHNQIALQQEMDLPKFRRYLAGFTAYTEGWGLYSEHLGIELGLYDTPEKNMGRLSYEMWRACRLVVDTGLHSKGWTKAQAVTFMRDNTALTDANIDAEVNRYISWPGQALGYKLGELKLKELRARAEKALGPKFDVRAFHDAVLSSGAVPLDVLEANVAAWVAASR, from the coding sequence ATGAGATTGCGCCTCGCTTTTGCTGCGGCCCTTGCCGTCGCCACCCCGGCCCTCGCAACCCCCTCCACCGACCTTAAGGCGTTGATCGACGCGCATTGGGACTGGGCGATGAGCGAAAGCCCGACCTATGCCTCGGCGCTCGGCGACCGGCGCGGCGACGGCAAGCTCGGCGATATCAGCCTCGCCGCAGCCGACCGCTCCGCGGCGCGCGCCGACGCGTTCGCCAAGCAACTCGCCGCCATCCCCGACACTGGCCTGTCCGCATCCGAACGCACCGACAAGGCGATCCTGCTGCGGATGCTGACCGAGCAGGTCGAGGGCAATGGCTTCGGCCAGCGGATGATGCTGTTCACCACCTATGCCGGCTGGCACCAGAATTTCGCGGGGCTGGGCGAAAATTCGCCGTTCAATACGGTCGCCGATTACGGCAGCTATCTCGCGCGCCTCGCCGCCTATCCCGCGCTCAATGGCGAGGCGATGAAGATCACGCGGGCAGCGGTGGCGGCGGGCTACGCACAACCCTGCGCGGTGCTCGGCAATGTCGAGGCATCGATCACCGGCCTGATCGCGCCGAAGGTCGAGGCGTCGCGCTTCTACAAACCCTTCCTCGGCAACGCGCCCCAGGGGATGGCCTCCGCAGACTGGACCGCGATGAAGGCGCGCGCGGCCACGCTGATCCGCGACACGGTCGAACCCGAATACCGCAAGTTCGCGGAGTATTACGCCAAGGACTATAAGCCCAAATGCCGCGCCACCGTCGGCATTTCGGCGACGCCGCAGGGCGAGGCGTACTACGCGCTGCAGGTCCGCATCCACACCACCACGAACCTGACACCCGACGCGATCCACAATATCGGCCTGTCCGAAGTCGCGCGTATCCGCGCCGAAATGGATGCGGTGGCGAAAGGCGCGGGCTTCCCCGACCGCGCGGTCTATGTCCGCGAACTCCGCACCAACCCCAAATATTTCGCGAAAACACCCAACGAGCTGCTCGCCGCTGCCGCGCGTCAGGCCAAGACCATCGACGGCCTGATGCCGCGCCTGTTCGGCAAACTCCCGCGGCTTCCCTATGGCCTGCGCCCGATCCCGGCCGAAACCGCGGAGGGCACGACCACGGCCTATTACAACCCCGGCTCGCCGCCTGCGGGCATTGCCGGCTTCTACTACGTCAACACGTCGAAGCTCGACCAGCGCCCCTTGTGGGAACTCCCCGCGCTGACCGCGCATGAGGCGGTCCCGGGCCACCACAACCAGATCGCGCTGCAACAGGAAATGGACCTGCCGAAGTTCCGCCGCTACCTCGCCGGGTTCACGGCCTACACGGAAGGGTGGGGCCTCTACAGCGAACACCTCGGCATCGAGCTCGGCCTCTACGATACGCCCGAAAAGAACATGGGGCGCTTGAGCTACGAAATGTGGCGCGCCTGCCGCCTGGTCGTCGACACCGGCCTGCATTCGAAGGGCTGGACCAAGGCACAGGCGGTCACCTTCATGCGCGACAACACCGCGCTGACCGATGCGAATATCGACGCGGAGGTCAACCGCTACATCTCATGGCCGGGGCAGGCGCTGGGCTACAAGCTGGGCGAACTGAAACTGAAGGAACTGCGTGCGCGGGCCGAAAAGGCGCTGGGGCCGAAGTTCGATGTGCGGGCGTTTCATGACGCGGTGCTGTCATCGGGCGCGGTGCCGCTCGATGTGCTGGAGGCGAATGTGGCGGCGTGGGTGGCAGCTAGCCGTTAG